The sequence below is a genomic window from Myxococcales bacterium.
GCCGTGCCGCCGGTCGCCAGGAGGTCGTCCACGACGAGCACCCGCGCGCCCTCGGCCAGCGAGTCGCGGTGCATCTCGAGCTCACTCTCCCCGTACTCGAGCGAGTAGCTCACCTTGTCGGTGCGGTACGGCAGCTTGCCGGGTTTGCGCACTGGCACGAAGCTAGCGTTGAGCCGCGCCGCCAGTGCTCCACCGAAGATGAAGCCGCGGGACTCGATACCAACGACGGCATCGATGTGCTCTCCGACGAACCGCTCCGCGATCGCGTCGAGCACGATGTGGAACGCCTTGGGGTCAGCCAAGAGCGGCGTGATGTCCTTGAAGAGGATCCCGGCCTGCGGAAAATTCGGGATCTCCCGGATCAGCTCGCGGACGTAGGAGAGCCCGTCGACCAGCTCCGGAGCAATGTGCGGCAGCGAGCGCTTCTGGGGCTTCGCGGCGGGGACTGCCTTGCCTCCTCGTGGAGTCAAGCCGGGCCGGGACGGCGCGCGGGTCTTCGGGCTCGGGGCGGAACGCTTGCGGGCAGCCATGCGCGCTTCAATAGTTCATTTCGCGTCACCGCCCAAGCGCTCATCTCCGGAGCCGGTGTGGCGCTCGACGACCAGCTCGGCGTGCTCCTGGTCCGGGCGCGCCCAGAGATCCAACACCAAGGGTGTGACCCCAACGACTCCTTGGTCGAACGCCTCGGTGTCCGAACCGGGCACGTGGCGGTGTTCGAGCAAGGGTCCACCGATCCACAAGTACTCGCGCCCGCGGGGATCACGCCGAAACTCGATGCTCTCTTCGTACTCACGACGGCCCAGGCGTGTGGCCCGGACCTGCCAGCCAGCGCCCGCCGGGAAGTTCACGTTGAGCAGGGTCCCGCGCCCGCGCGGCTCTCCGAGCAAGGCCAGGAGCAGACTCGCCGAGACCTGCGCGGCGGCGGAGAAATCCGCTCCGGCGCCGGCGGATACAGCCAGCGTCGGCAGGCCCTTCAGCGCACCCTCCCGCGCCGCTGCCACCGTCCCGCTGTAGAAGACGTCGTCACCCAGGTTCAGTCCATGGTTCAGTCCGCTGACCACGGCGTCGGGTTTCCGCGCCAGCACCCGGTCTCCCGCCGCGAGCGCCACGTACACACAGTCGGCGGGCGTCCCGTCCACCGAGAAGACTCCGGGCTCATGGCGATACAGCCGCAGCGGGCGATGCAGGCTGAGAGCGTGGCTCGCAGCGCTCTGTTCCACCTCCGGCGCACAGACGACGACGTCGGCGACCTCCATCAGAGCCGCGCGCAGGCTGGAGATCCCGCGGGAGCGGTAGCCGTCGTCATTGGATAGGAGCACCAGGGGGCGATCGGTCATTTTTTCACCAGTCGAGGGACGCCGCAGCATTTTCGCTGCCGGCGCCGGCGTCCAGTCGGAAAACGGATCAGACCAAAAAGTCCACGCACGCTCCCGAAGCGTCGACTACCCTCGACGCTTCGGGATGAGTTCCGCCGGGCCGCTGGAGAAGATCGGACGCTACGAGGTCGTTGCTCACCTGGCGACCGGCGGCATGGCGGAAATCCTGCTGGCGCGCCTGGTCGGGCCGGCGGGTTTCGAACGGGCGGTGGTGCTGAAGCGCATCCTCCCGCACTTCGCCCAGAAGCAGAGCTTCGTCGACATGTTCCTCGACGAGGCGCGCATCGTCGCCGGCATTCAGCACAAGAACGTGGTGCACGTCACGGATCTCGGTCACACGGGCGAGCACCTCTACCTGGTGATGGAGTACCTGGAGGGTGAGAACGTCGCTGGGATCATTCGGCGGAGCCTCTCCCAGAAACGGAGACTGCCGACGTGGGTCCCCGCATTCGTCATTGCCGAGGTCTGCGCCGGGCTGCACGCTGCCCACGAGCTCACGGACGACACGGGCCGGTCACTCGGGCTGGTCCACCGGGACGTGTCCCCGCAGAACGTACTGGTCACGTACTCCGGTGAAGTGAAGTTGCTCGACTTCGGCATCGCCAAGGTGGGCGCGCGTGCCTCACCCGAGACGGAGCCGGGTCAGCTCAAAGGCAAGGTCGAGTACATGTCGCCAGAGCAGGCGCGCGGCAGACCGCTCGACCGCCGCAGCGACATCTTCGCCACTGGAATCGTGCTCTACGAGCTGGTCAGTCGACGGCGGCTCTTCAATCGTCCCAGCGTGCTCTCGGCGCTGGAGGCAATCTGCCATGAGACCGTGCTCGCCCCTTCGCAGGCGGCGCCGGATTGCCCCGCGTCGCTGGAGCGCGTGATCTCGAGGGCAATCAACAAAGATCCCGGCGAGCGCTACCCCACCGCAGCTGCGATGCGCCAGGACCTGCTCAGCGTCACCCACGAGCTGATCGGCGCCTCCGATCCAGGTCAGGGTCTGGCGAGTCTGATGCAGGAGATGTTTCGGGATCGCCTGCTCGAGAAGCGCGAAATGCTCCGCCAGGTCCGCGCGGGTGACCGGCAGCTGACGGTACCCAATCCCGAACCCGACTCGTCCGTCGACGTGCCCGATCTGATCGTGCCGCAATCCGCTGCGCCGGGGCTCCCGCCTGCGCCTGCCTTCCCCGGCTCTACGCCTGCCTTCCCCAGCTCCGCGCGTGCCTTCCCCAGCTCCGCGCCGGAGCCGACCTTGCCGTCGGTCGCCGGGCTCGAGAGGCCAGGTCAGGTCCGCGTGCCCCCGCCCGCGCCCGATCACTACGATGGCAGCTTCGCGGATCTCGAGATCTTGGTGGGCGAAGCCATCGCTCGGTTTGGCATGGCGGGCGACGCCATCGTCGAGGGGAATCGGATCCGGCTGGTCGGGGCGGGGCCCGAGGTCGCAACCGAGCTCGCGAACGTGGTGGAGCATTGGGAGACCCTCGCGCCGGAGCTTCGACAGCGTCGCGCGGGGGAGCTCGCGCGGCGTCTGGTACAGGCTCGCCGGGCCGCCCTCGAGGGTGGCGGGCAGCGGACTCGAGTCGGCATCCCTCGCTGGCTGCCCCCGCTCTTGATCCTCGCCGTGGGCGCTGCCGCGATCTTCGCCGCGTTCAACTACCTCGCGCCCGGCTCTCGCTGGTCGTTTGGTGCGCCGGCCCCGACGGCCACGGCGATCAGCAGCGACGAGTACGAACGCCAGCGCGTCGAACGCGCGGAGCGAGTGTGCCAGGCGACTCGCGCACGCATCATGCGCGGCGCCACCATCGGCCCCACCGACGTCGAGGGTTGGGTGGTCGAGCTGGTGCTCGCGCGGCCAACGGAGGCGCTCACCAGCGACGCCAAGCTTGCCCAGTTCGTCAGCGGGACTCCCGCGCGGTTCGTCTGGAAGGAGGCGCCGGAGATCGAAAAACAAGAGGGCATCGGCACCTCGGTCAGCGTGGCCACCGAGGCCCTGCCCGGGGCCGTTGCGCTGCACGGCGTGCGGCTGACGTTCAGCGGCAAGTACGCGATCCCCTATTTCTATTCCGGCGAACGTCGAGCCTATGTGAAGACCGCCAACGCCATGGCGGAGAGCCTGGGGCGACGCACGGCGCGCTCTACGCTCGCTGCGCTCTCGGTGCGACCCATCACCTTGGGGCGTGGTTCCTCGGTCCAAACCCGGGCGCCGCCGCCGCTTCGCTGGTCTACTGGATCGGCGCGTTTGCCGATCCGCCTCAGGTGAGGCAGTCGATCTTGTTCCCCGACGGCGGGACGGACGTCCGGGCTGCGGGCTCCCTCGGGCGCATCCTGGAGCTGACCGGGCGTCTCGATCGCACGCGGGTCCGCACACTCATCGGCGAACACGACGGCATGATCACCGGCAAAGACGCCGGGCCGACGACGCTCACGTTCCCGTTCGCCGACGCGAACCGGGCGGCCCGCGCCAGCCTCGAGGTCGCGCGGGTCGGAGGCGTCGGCGTCGAACGCTAAGGGGCGACCAGCGTCTTCAGCTCGCCGGTCTCGTGCAGCTCGATGACGATGTCGCAGCCGCCCACCAGTTTCCCGTCGACGTAGAGCTGCGGGAACGTCGGCCAGCTGGAGTACTCCTTCAGGCCGTCGCGCAGATCGGGGTCTTGCAGGATGTTCACGTCGCGGAAGTCGACCTCGAGCTCCTTGAGGATCTGCACGACCCGAGCCGAGAAACCGCACTGCGGAAAATTCTTGCTGCCCTTCATGAACAGCACGACCGGGCTCTGGTCGAGGGTGGACTTGATTCGATCTCGGAGTGCCTCATCCATGAAGATTCATCCTTTGAGCTTCGCCCAAGCTTCGGGCGTGTAGGTCTTGAGCGCCAGGGCGTGGACTGCCCCCTGCATCGCGTCGCCCAGGGCGGCGTACACCATCCGGTGTTGTTCGATCCGGCTTCGGCCCACGAATGCCCCAGACACCACTCGGGCGTCGTAGTGGTCCTTGGTCCCCGTCATGTCCAGCACTGCGACGTCCCCGTCCGGGAACGCCTGGAGCAGCAGGGAACGAACCGCCTCCGGCTCAATCATGGGCGCTTCAAATGATACGTAAGGGAAGGTTTGTCAACCCGCCGCCGCGCGCTCGCGGCGCAGGGCCTGGCTCAACGCCGCGTCGAGCTCTGCCATCGAAAACGGCTTTTTCAGCAGCACCACCCCGGGTTTGACCACGCCTTTCTGCAGCACGACGTTCTCCGTGTAACCCGACATGAACACGACCGCGAGGTCGTGGTCCTTCAGCAGGCGGTCCGCGAGCTCCCGGCCGTTCATCCACGGCATGACCACGTCCGTGAGCAAGAGCTCTGCCTTGAAACCGGGCTGGGCCGCCGCGACCAGGGCGTCGGCGCCGTTGGCCGCGTCCGTGACCTGGTGCCCCAGCTTCTCCAGCAGCCTTTTCGCGGTCCTGCGCACGAGCTCGTCGTCCTCGACCAACAGGATGTGCAGCGACGGGGTCACGACGTGCGTTGGAGCGTGTCGAGGCCCGCCGAGGACGACCTTCTGTTGGCGCGGCCAGTAGATATCGAATGTCGTTCCTCGACCCGGCGAGCTGTCGACGAAGATGTGACCCCTGAGTTGTTTGACGATGCCGTACACCACCGCGAGCCCGAGACCGGTGCCCTTGCCGACCTCCTTGGTGGTGTAAAACGGCTCGAAGATCCGGGCCCGCGCCTCGGGCGACAACCCTGGGCCGTTGTCCGAGACGCGCAGGCGCACGTATTCACCCGGCGTCACCTCCGGCATCGCGCGAGCAAACTCCTCGTCCAGGGTGGAGTTCTCGGTCTCGACGCTGATGGTGCCGCCGGACTGAAGCGCGTCCCGCGCGTTCGTCAGGAGGTTCATCAGCACCTGCTGGACCTGGGTCGGATCCCCATCAAAAGCCCACGGGTCGAGCGCGAGCTCGGTCCGCAGCAGGATGTCCTCGGGCAGCAGGCGACTGAGCAGCTTCTCGGACTCGATGACCCCCGCGTTCAGGGTCAGCGTCTGGAGCTCCAGCATCTGGCGGCGGGCGAATCCCAGCAGCTGTTTGTTCAGGTCCGCGCCGCGGCGCGCTGCCAGCTCGATGTTCTCGGCCATCGGGGCCTGCTCTTTGCTCGGCTTGAGCAGGTGGAGCGAACCTTGGACCACCGTCAGCAGGTTGTTGAAGTCATGGGCCACGCCGCCAGCCAACCGCCCGATGCTCTCGAGCCGTTGGGACTCAATCAACGCCGCTTCGAGTCGCTGGCGCTCGCTGATCTCCCGTCGCAGCCGGGCGTCCCGATCCTCGACGGTCCGGCGCGCCCGCTGTTCGGCGTCGATCGAAGCGGTGATGATCAGCGCCGCGGCAACGAACAGGAACACGGCCACGCGGTCCCCCGAGTGCATGGGCCAGAGGCTGCCGCGCGGCTGGGCGAACAGCACCGACGCAACGATGACCGAAGCGAGCGTGGTGATGCCCCCGGCCCGCCAACCGCCGAAGCGCGCGGCGGCAGCGACCGCGGCGAGGTAGAGCACGTACAGAACCCGGTCACCCACGACCGGCTCGAGCAGCGCGCGGATCGCGGTCGCGCCGACCACGGCGCCCACCACGAGGGTCGCCTTGCCAACGAGGCCGAGCGGGGGGGGTGACGGCGGCGTCGGCGTTGGACGCGCAGGATCATCGATCGGGACTTGCCCCATACGGCGCCCAATTCATAGAACGCGGGCTGCCGTTGGTCCAGGTGCCGCCGAAAGCGGGTGGATTTGAGCGGCTCGAGCTCGTGCTGTTCAGTCCTTCAGCGGCGGCGGACTGAGCAGCTTGATCTCCCGCACCGAGTCGCGGAAGCGGATCTCTTGCTCGTTCATCGCCATCTTGACCTCGATCAGGCGCTTGGTGATCTGCTCCATGCGCTTGGTGACCTCGTCCAGGCGCCGGGTCAGTTTGGTTCGCAGATCCGCGGCCTGGGTGTTCTTCTCGATGGCGCGCAGCGACAACCGCGTCTCGTTGGCGGCCTTCTCCAGCTCGGCCTGTTCGTCGACCAGCTTCCGCTCCTCGTCGACGCTCTTCTTCCAGATCTCGCGCACCGCCCACACACCCTTGAGCTGAGCTTGCACCTGCGCGCTGCCCCGGGGATCCGCCAGGAAGGTCTTGATGGCCTCGTCCGCGAGCGGGGACAGCCAGTTCGCGATCTGGTGCTGCGCGCGCCGTTCGTCCACGGTGAGCTCGCTCTTGCCGAACGCTTTCACACTCATTGGCACCAATGCGTGCCCGAGCGCTGCGTTGTCCTCGGTGCCGACCGGTGGTTTGAACAGGCGCGTGCCCGCCGAGCGCGTGTGTTTGACCAGGACCTTGCCCAGTTTGTCGCTACCGTTCGAGACCGTGTAGAGCGTCTTTGCGACACTGTCGCGCTCGATCCACAGCTCCCCGGATTCGATCTTGAAGATGCGCGCGCCTTGTTCGTCGTACTTGCGATCGATCGCCACGGCCAGGCTGCGCTCGAGGGCAAACGGCACTACGGCCGTCGCTCGCGGCGGCAGTGGATCGAGCATGCCCTGGCCCAGAAACGAACCCTTCTCGAAGACCGCAATGGGTCCGCGTTCCAGGAGTCCTGTCGTACCATTGGTGAAGCGCACCACGCGGAACGGATGGGTCGCCGACTCCCCCACTCCGCCGTCCGGCGCGAACAAGAACACCGCCTCACCCGGCACGCGTTTGTTCAAGAGCAGGACCATGGTCGCACTCTCGTTCGGCACCGTGATGGCGTTCGGGATCTCGTAGCGGGTTGCCCCGGCTTCAACCGCCACCGCGGCGAGCGCACTCATGCGCCGCGGTGCGCTCAGGCCCTGGCGTTTTGCTTCTTCGAGCGCCACCCTACGGCGTTCGTCCCGGCTGGGCTGGCGTGGCATGTCAGCCGCCGCTTCGGGCTCCGGCGCCGGCGCCGACGAGGGCCGGGCCATGCCCGTCGAAGCGCTCCGGCGAGGCGCAGGTTTCTTCGCCATCTTGTTCTTCTTGCTCGGCCCCGCCTTGGTGCCGGCCGTGTCGCCGTCGGACAGATCGTCCTCCGTCATGCCCTTACCGCCGCCACCGACCCCGGCGCCGCGCAGCCCGAGTCCGCCTTCTTTGTCCGCGGGGGCCTCTTCCGCCGCCTCGCCGGCACCAAAGCGCTCGATCTCGGCCTCGCGCCGCTGCTCCATGCTGGTCACACCCGTGGGCATGGCCGCAATCACCTCGCCCGTGTCGGTCACGATCGGCCGATTGGGGATCACCGGCTCTCCGAGGGTCGACTCGAACGCGAGCGGCGCACCCGCGACCAGCGCGAGGTTGACCGACTTCCAATCCTCACCCGATAGGTTCTGAACGATGCCCCAGGTCTGCAGATCGGCGTTGCCGCCCTCTTGCACCACCAGGCGGTAGGAGGGGCGCCAGACCGGGGTCTCGGAGACGTAGCCGATGGCGAGATCGTGCTCCTTGCCGTCGAGCTGCAGGATCACCTCCCGCAGCGGGTTCTTCTCCTTCTTTTTCGGGGGCAGCCCGGGCCAGGGTTTGAGCATGCTCTGGTAGCGCGGATCGAGCGTGGGCTCGTCCTCGTCGTCGTCCAGGATCTCGAGCGGGAACGAAGCGGAGCGGACCGAGCTGCCGCCGCGCTCGACGATGGCGAGGGAGGCCAGGAAATCGCCGACCATGCGCTGCCGCATCTTGAAGGTCACGGCGTCCGCGTCGACGTGACCCGAGCGCTCGAAGTAACCGACCCCGTTGCGATAGATCACCACCCGTTTGAGCGGCAGCTGGTCGGTGGAAATGTTGGGGCCGCGCGCGCAACCGATGGCGAGCAGGCTGGAAAAGAACAAGGTTCGAAGTCCAAAGCGCATGGCATCCTCCACGAGAGTCGGCCGGACGCTACCTCAGAGGGCGGCGTGCGGCGACCGAAGAGGGTGTTCCCGGGCCCGGAGCTCTGGTCGGCTCGGCGGCGCACGACCAAAGCGGGCGACGCCCGCCACGACCTCGGCTATCGTTCGACGTCGTGACCGACGCCTCCCCGCCTCGCAAGCCCCCGCCGAAGCCCCCGCAGCGCCCGCCGCCCCCGCGCCGCGAGGCGGTCCCGATGAGCAACCACGACAAGGAGAAGCTCACGTTCCAGGCGCTGGGTCTGTTGAACGAGCAGGTCCAGGCCCGCATCGTCCACTACAAGGGCGAGCTCGAGACGAGCCCCGAGCTCGACGCCATCACCGCGCAGGTCGTGGCGCAAATCAAGGGCATGCAGGCGGCGCTTGGTGGAGAGGGCGGCCCCGGCGCGCCGCCCGCCGAGCTCGAAGAGCAGCAGCAGAAGACCATGTCGCGGCTGCTCGGTCGCCTGTTTGCAACCGACGGCAACTTCGCGACGCAGAACATGAAGACGATCGGTCGTCGCATCGCCAAGCTGTTCTTCGAGAGCGAGCTGCACGAGAAGACCCGCGGCGACAAGGAGAAGGTCATCTACCACCCGGAGCAGGGTGTGTATTACGTGCTCAACCGCTACAAGAACCGCCTGCGCGCCGAGCTCGACGGGTTCGAGTACCAGAGCGCCGATGTGAAAGAGAGCACGCTGGAGCTGTTGACCAAGATGGAGCGCGATCTCCAGGTCGGATTTTTGTCGCGTCGCTCACCCGAGCTGAATCGGGTGATGCACATCCACAGCGGTGTGCTGCTCGAGTTCCTCCAAACGCACCTGCCCCCACGGCTGGAGGCCATGTGCCGGGCGACGCTGCGCGCGGCCAACACGGGGGATGGGCCTGGCGCCGTGAACTACAAGGTGCTGAGCAGCCAGTTCCCCGAGTTTCGCGCGCACTGGGAGCGGATCTTCATGGAGCAGATGGTGAACTTCTGCGGCGACGAGCTGTTCGGTCGACTCACCAGCAGTGAAGAGCCTTTCTTCGACGAGACCATTCGGTTCTTCACGGATCCGCACCTGTTCAGCGACACCGCCGAGGTGATCTGCGACGGCATCTACGACTTCCTGTGCCTCGAAGGGTTCCTGGATCTGCCGGTCGACTGGCGCGTGAAGCTCGCGAGGAACTGAGTTGTCGCGGCGTGCGCTCGCGATCGGCGCAGCCGTCCTCGGGGCTCTGATCCTGCTCTACGCGCTGTTCGCGAAGAAGAGTGACGAGGAGCTGATCCGTGAGCAGCTCGAACGGCTGGCCCGAGTGGTGCACGTGTCGGGTCCGGACGAGAACCCGATCTTCCGCGGCAAGCGCATGAACGACGAGTTCGAGACGCTGTTCGTCCCGAACGTCCGGGTCGACATCTCGGAGCTCACGAGCATGCGCTCCGGTAGACCGGAGCTCGTGGGTGTTGCCACCCGCGCCGGCACCATCTTCCGCAGCGCAGAGGTCGACATCAGCCCCGATTCGATCGACGTGCTCGCTGGGGGGACGAGCGCGAAGGTGAGCGGCTCCGCGACCCTGGTGGCCGACCGCGGCTCCGGCGCCGAGCGCGATGAGCGGCGGGTGAGCTTCGGCCTCACGAAGACCGACAAAGGCTGGCTCATCGACACCGTCGTCGTCACCCCGAAGCGAGAGTGATTCGAGGTAAACTCCCGCGTTTCCCGGCGCGGCTTCCCTCAGAAGGTCACCCCCAGCTCCGCCGCGAGGTCCATCGAGACGACCGCCCGCTCGTGGGTGATCCAGACCGTCGGAGCGAGCAGCGCAACACTGAGGTCGAGGTCGTCACCGAGCGGCGCGGAGAGCCCTGCCGACGGCTGAACGACCGGACCGTTCTTCACCAGGTAGCCACTGGCAAACCGCAGCGGCACCGCCCAGCCTGCGCCGAGCCCCACGCGGTATTCGAACAGCGCCCACGGCAGCACGTTGTGCGCACGACCGTCCTTGCCCTTCAAGTTCGCGTAC
It includes:
- a CDS encoding adenine phosphoribosyltransferase produces the protein MAARKRSAPSPKTRAPSRPGLTPRGGKAVPAAKPQKRSLPHIAPELVDGLSYVRELIREIPNFPQAGILFKDITPLLADPKAFHIVLDAIAERFVGEHIDAVVGIESRGFIFGGALAARLNASFVPVRKPGKLPYRTDKVSYSLEYGESELEMHRDSLAEGARVLVVDDLLATGGTAAAAGELVHRQGADVVAFAFVVELESLGGRERLLPVPAISFLRYD
- the surE gene encoding 5'/3'-nucleotidase SurE, giving the protein MTDRPLVLLSNDDGYRSRGISSLRAALMEVADVVVCAPEVEQSAASHALSLHRPLRLYRHEPGVFSVDGTPADCVYVALAAGDRVLARKPDAVVSGLNHGLNLGDDVFYSGTVAAAREGALKGLPTLAVSAGAGADFSAAAQVSASLLLALLGEPRGRGTLLNVNFPAGAGWQVRATRLGRREYEESIEFRRDPRGREYLWIGGPLLEHRHVPGSDTEAFDQGVVGVTPLVLDLWARPDQEHAELVVERHTGSGDERLGGDAK
- a CDS encoding serine/threonine protein kinase; this translates as MSSAGPLEKIGRYEVVAHLATGGMAEILLARLVGPAGFERAVVLKRILPHFAQKQSFVDMFLDEARIVAGIQHKNVVHVTDLGHTGEHLYLVMEYLEGENVAGIIRRSLSQKRRLPTWVPAFVIAEVCAGLHAAHELTDDTGRSLGLVHRDVSPQNVLVTYSGEVKLLDFGIAKVGARASPETEPGQLKGKVEYMSPEQARGRPLDRRSDIFATGIVLYELVSRRRLFNRPSVLSALEAICHETVLAPSQAAPDCPASLERVISRAINKDPGERYPTAAAMRQDLLSVTHELIGASDPGQGLASLMQEMFRDRLLEKREMLRQVRAGDRQLTVPNPEPDSSVDVPDLIVPQSAAPGLPPAPAFPGSTPAFPSSARAFPSSAPEPTLPSVAGLERPGQVRVPPPAPDHYDGSFADLEILVGEAIARFGMAGDAIVEGNRIRLVGAGPEVATELANVVEHWETLAPELRQRRAGELARRLVQARRAALEGGGQRTRVGIPRWLPPLLILAVGAAAIFAAFNYLAPGSRWSFGAPAPTATAISSDEYERQRVERAERVCQATRARIMRGATIGPTDVEGWVVELVLARPTEALTSDAKLAQFVSGTPARFVWKEAPEIEKQEGIGTSVSVATEALPGAVALHGVRLTFSGKYAIPYFYSGERRAYVKTANAMAESLGRRTARSTLAALSVRPITLGRGSSVQTRAPPPLRWSTGSARLPIRLR
- the grxD gene encoding Grx4 family monothiol glutaredoxin, whose protein sequence is MDEALRDRIKSTLDQSPVVLFMKGSKNFPQCGFSARVVQILKELEVDFRDVNILQDPDLRDGLKEYSSWPTFPQLYVDGKLVGGCDIVIELHETGELKTLVAP
- a CDS encoding BolA family transcriptional regulator, with the translated sequence MIEPEAVRSLLLQAFPDGDVAVLDMTGTKDHYDARVVSGAFVGRSRIEQHRMVYAALGDAMQGAVHALALKTYTPEAWAKLKG
- a CDS encoding response regulator, yielding MGQVPIDDPARPTPTPPSPPPLGLVGKATLVVGAVVGATAIRALLEPVVGDRVLYVLYLAAVAAAARFGGWRAGGITTLASVIVASVLFAQPRGSLWPMHSGDRVAVFLFVAAALIITASIDAEQRARRTVEDRDARLRREISERQRLEAALIESQRLESIGRLAGGVAHDFNNLLTVVQGSLHLLKPSKEQAPMAENIELAARRGADLNKQLLGFARRQMLELQTLTLNAGVIESEKLLSRLLPEDILLRTELALDPWAFDGDPTQVQQVLMNLLTNARDALQSGGTISVETENSTLDEEFARAMPEVTPGEYVRLRVSDNGPGLSPEARARIFEPFYTTKEVGKGTGLGLAVVYGIVKQLRGHIFVDSSPGRGTTFDIYWPRQQKVVLGGPRHAPTHVVTPSLHILLVEDDELVRRTAKRLLEKLGHQVTDAANGADALVAAAQPGFKAELLLTDVVMPWMNGRELADRLLKDHDLAVVFMSGYTENVVLQKGVVKPGVVLLKKPFSMAELDAALSQALRRERAAAG
- a CDS encoding DUF4139 domain-containing protein, producing MRFGLRTLFFSSLLAIGCARGPNISTDQLPLKRVVIYRNGVGYFERSGHVDADAVTFKMRQRMVGDFLASLAIVERGGSSVRSASFPLEILDDDEDEPTLDPRYQSMLKPWPGLPPKKKEKNPLREVILQLDGKEHDLAIGYVSETPVWRPSYRLVVQEGGNADLQTWGIVQNLSGEDWKSVNLALVAGAPLAFESTLGEPVIPNRPIVTDTGEVIAAMPTGVTSMEQRREAEIERFGAGEAAEEAPADKEGGLGLRGAGVGGGGKGMTEDDLSDGDTAGTKAGPSKKNKMAKKPAPRRSASTGMARPSSAPAPEPEAAADMPRQPSRDERRRVALEEAKRQGLSAPRRMSALAAVAVEAGATRYEIPNAITVPNESATMVLLLNKRVPGEAVFLFAPDGGVGESATHPFRVVRFTNGTTGLLERGPIAVFEKGSFLGQGMLDPLPPRATAVVPFALERSLAVAIDRKYDEQGARIFKIESGELWIERDSVAKTLYTVSNGSDKLGKVLVKHTRSAGTRLFKPPVGTEDNAALGHALVPMSVKAFGKSELTVDERRAQHQIANWLSPLADEAIKTFLADPRGSAQVQAQLKGVWAVREIWKKSVDEERKLVDEQAELEKAANETRLSLRAIEKNTQAADLRTKLTRRLDEVTKRMEQITKRLIEVKMAMNEQEIRFRDSVREIKLLSPPPLKD